One window of Cystobacter fuscus DSM 2262 genomic DNA carries:
- a CDS encoding type II secretion system protein GspG: MAHAPPEQSKLDWQAFLHNLLRFASVLILLLLGGTVLLFAGLALVSIARANQESAERDLERFQTALRLYHSKYHCYPSPAWGLRELLDSLELDWASYDPWGHPYGYELREDQPRVWSLGADGAPGGEGEDADIFLPREP, from the coding sequence ATGGCCCACGCGCCCCCCGAACAGTCGAAGCTCGATTGGCAGGCATTCCTGCACAACCTCCTTCGCTTCGCTTCTGTCCTGATCCTCCTCCTGTTGGGGGGAACGGTGTTGCTGTTCGCGGGTTTGGCTCTCGTGAGCATTGCCCGCGCGAATCAGGAGAGCGCCGAACGCGACCTCGAGCGCTTCCAGACAGCACTGAGGCTCTATCACTCGAAGTACCACTGCTATCCTTCCCCCGCGTGGGGGCTCCGGGAGCTCCTGGACAGCCTGGAGCTGGATTGGGCTTCGTACGATCCTTGGGGCCATCCCTATGGATATGAGCTGCGTGAGGATCAGCCCCGGGTGTGGAGCCTGGGCGCGGATGGTGCTCCTGGCGGCGAAGGCGAAGACGCGGACATCTTCCTCCCTCGAGAGCCCTGA
- the msrA gene encoding peptide-methionine (S)-S-oxide reductase MsrA — translation MSSDPVVPPLARRASPGVPRRLLPAMLALLGVLSACTEAHGAPPATNASSAQTPPTARSQDGRQPTGGGSAPGTPREAVAPAAPTKGTNEEATRETAYLAGGCFWGMEDLLREIPGVIETEVGYTGGAKLFSRPTYDDVHTGRTGHAESVRVVFNPKLLTYEALLEKWFFRMHDPTTLNRQGNDVGTQYRSAIFYLSDEQRRVAEKVRARVDASGKWKRPVVTEITAAGEFTPAEQYHQDYLVKNPGGYTCHYMRE, via the coding sequence ATGTCGTCCGACCCCGTCGTCCCTCCCCTCGCCCGCCGCGCCTCGCCAGGGGTGCCGCGCCGGTTGTTGCCCGCGATGCTGGCCCTGCTCGGGGTGTTGAGCGCGTGCACCGAGGCGCACGGCGCCCCGCCAGCCACGAACGCCTCCAGCGCCCAGACTCCACCCACCGCGCGGAGCCAGGACGGCCGGCAGCCCACGGGCGGCGGCTCGGCACCGGGCACGCCGCGAGAGGCGGTGGCACCGGCGGCGCCCACGAAGGGCACGAACGAGGAGGCGACGAGGGAGACAGCGTATCTGGCCGGCGGGTGCTTCTGGGGGATGGAGGATCTGCTGCGCGAGATTCCGGGCGTCATCGAGACGGAGGTGGGCTACACGGGCGGCGCGAAGCTGTTCTCCCGCCCGACGTATGACGACGTGCACACGGGGCGCACGGGGCACGCGGAGTCCGTGCGCGTGGTCTTCAACCCGAAGCTGCTGACGTACGAGGCGCTACTGGAGAAGTGGTTCTTCCGCATGCATGACCCGACGACGCTCAACCGGCAGGGCAACGACGTGGGCACGCAGTACCGCTCGGCGATCTTCTACCTGTCGGACGAGCAGCGCCGGGTGGCCGAGAAGGTGAGGGCCCGGGTCGATGCCTCGGGCAAGTGGAAGCGGCCCGTCGTCACGGAGATCACCGCCGCGGGCGAGTTCACCCCGGCCGAGCAGTACCACCAGGACTATCTGGTGAAGAACCCGGGCGGCTACACCTGCCACTACATGCGCGAGTGA
- a CDS encoding DUF2231 domain-containing protein, protein MKMLLHELHPSVVHAPLALLPTATVADFIAVASGDRAWAKVGRRLWVAGTVSALFAGVAGLASSQEVRLEEPRARDMVFLHGMGNAVVTLGAVGVTLWRLSRPPSLTQSVIALLANSVAMYTATLGGKMVYELGVGINPMPADAASGTLKGPPLLSREAPGALVRDALQGVRWLFVRARSIWEGSRPLHSGAKGFGRGYEGPTVPDEALVPDSTEPRSDAPRM, encoded by the coding sequence ATGAAGATGCTGCTTCACGAATTGCACCCGTCCGTCGTCCACGCTCCTCTGGCCCTGTTGCCCACGGCGACGGTGGCCGACTTCATCGCGGTGGCGAGTGGGGATCGGGCCTGGGCGAAGGTGGGCCGGCGGCTGTGGGTGGCCGGCACGGTGAGCGCTCTCTTCGCCGGCGTGGCCGGACTGGCCTCCTCGCAGGAGGTGAGGCTCGAGGAGCCCCGCGCGCGGGACATGGTGTTCCTCCACGGCATGGGCAATGCCGTCGTCACCCTGGGCGCGGTGGGCGTGACGCTGTGGCGGTTGAGTCGTCCTCCCTCGCTCACCCAGAGCGTCATCGCGCTGCTCGCCAACTCGGTGGCGATGTACACCGCCACGCTCGGCGGCAAGATGGTCTACGAGCTGGGCGTGGGCATCAACCCGATGCCGGCGGATGCCGCGTCGGGCACGTTGAAGGGACCGCCGCTGCTGTCGCGCGAGGCGCCCGGAGCGCTCGTGCGCGACGCGCTCCAGGGCGTGCGCTGGCTGTTCGTCCGCGCGAGGAGCATCTGGGAGGGGTCCCGCCCGCTGCATTCCGGCGCGAAGGGGTTCGGTCGGGGCTATGAGGGTCCCACGGTGCCGGACGAGGCCCTGGTTCCGGACTCCACCGAGCCGCGCTCCGACGCGCCCAGGATGTGA
- a CDS encoding alpha-ketoglutarate-dependent dioxygenase AlkB → MARQPQVAGLPEGLSYLPGFLSEEEERVLVDELSRLVYREIHMHGVVARRTVLHYGWDYGYESWRLTPAPPVPGFLEPVRARCAAAAGLEPSALEELLISRYPPGASIGWHRDAPMFGPCVIGVSLLGPARMRFRRKVGDAFQTVALELEPRSLYLMAGASRTEWQHTLSPVKTLRYSLSFRTLKPSSGREARRPV, encoded by the coding sequence ATGGCCAGGCAGCCCCAGGTGGCCGGACTTCCAGAAGGGCTGAGCTATCTGCCCGGCTTCCTCTCCGAGGAGGAAGAGCGGGTCCTGGTGGACGAGCTGTCACGGCTCGTCTACCGGGAGATCCACATGCACGGGGTGGTGGCGCGGCGCACCGTGCTGCACTACGGCTGGGACTATGGCTATGAGTCCTGGCGCCTCACGCCCGCGCCCCCGGTGCCTGGCTTTCTCGAACCGGTGAGGGCCCGTTGTGCCGCCGCGGCGGGGCTCGAACCCAGTGCGCTCGAGGAACTCCTCATCTCGCGCTACCCTCCCGGAGCGAGCATCGGCTGGCATCGGGATGCGCCCATGTTCGGCCCCTGTGTCATCGGGGTGTCCCTGCTCGGGCCGGCGCGGATGCGCTTCCGGCGTAAGGTGGGTGATGCCTTCCAGACGGTCGCGCTCGAACTCGAGCCCCGCTCCCTCTACCTCATGGCCGGAGCCTCGCGCACGGAGTGGCAGCACACGCTCTCGCCCGTGAAGACCCTGCGCTACTCGCTGAGCTTCAGGACGTTGAAGCCTTCCTCGGGCCGGGAGGCGAGGCGGCCCGTGTAG